One Lasioglossum baleicum chromosome 6, iyLasBale1, whole genome shotgun sequence genomic window carries:
- the Cap-d2 gene encoding CAP-D2 condensin subunit isoform X2, with the protein MIKEFIIPISKDDLLDSSRSGYSVKSIIRIGLIPEALNEAKSALEENGIDFILEHFDTFFSVTVHGNKVELPIVLRTFTRIQKAVQMLILNMEKIFENTNEFDQENKERYLNITKMLIYLFSWFVCHLNEEVCKEAGNKLNDKKKSTKTDREEEWEDAKEKALEYVYRLLHLPLHRLWQPSIVEEPFVLLLTKVCYKILEQSKEGKQKNIRQTIFEILGLAVKKYNHGISCIVRIIQMVKLYDVLAAHLAIGVIHMVTECGCNGLVKEIMKEIDQSEPSEGDSRNLSVFLETIATTKPDIIIPILDELMNYLASEHYAMRNCIISVLGIVVQNALTGDDLTPEQKNQRDECLNNLEVHILDCNAYVRSKVLQVWQRLSSGRAIPLARQRKLLAAITLRLQDKSANVRKQALQLLRALLQSNPYAAKLNKVEICESLKKAEIELKQNLTKSVGKSASGDEHRLELWNGLLPKIRKALEDVINGSKEDNKNQDNADNKDSEDVAEDAENINHDEAFERVRQLMLKEKIYEAVTLLWDTCIKLNQNAELKTSSFEEKEKLLLMLLLKTFMDSEDNENSTNETTGNSESTDKDIEKKKIEVQKRIVDYWRNCLEFVTEIETAIPMAEKLLFSTTAGDAVESSALLGTACQFGVIGAATAVHNALFQIFHQDESVRNNLADVYKQIYLKDNRNKKSSRQTAVMCVKALIGLLKSLKPGESQALSQLIVTWCNNKDLGNEELQVLWENFSMKTPDIDPLDSRVSLMLITMIAQVQNNIMEDNLEVLIKIGLGPRAKTDLLLARDTCRSLLTINNKSDDIKKPANRYPNDHKMFKEIFTLLIENFANIEEDGYISFATDAINAIYHLANQPDHLMQQLILFIYNQQQFNNNNLTETIVPSYILSKLFYIIGHIAIKQMVHLDTSIYKELKRRDALRKLKKGECPDKGPSSARQQLRIKETSVITEDNGEEAVEGAVDDAHAELINDILENHVVTGDGLLAQFVPLLLHVCQNPEKYNNEDLQAAGTLTLTKMMTVSSKLCEELLQLLITILERSPHPAIRSNILIGISDLTTRFPNLIEPWMKHIYGRLRDENLQVRSTCVRILSRLIMTDMVRVRGQISELALCIIDNDTDIREEARQFFKDFSQKPNAMYNVVPDILSRLTDSDLDLKESDFQKIMKYILGLLQKEAHIDSIITKVCARFKFATTERKWRDFSYCLSLLPFSRKSLRHFTDSLPLLKEKIHNKQVLKTLQTIIEQTKKKPNMKAASMELEEKMKELLKSTENTENAENTLNLQQNDSKEMPPPSVSKLRRHVKHTTRHKNSNNEEDDSSDVETPVKVRTRNSSTRGKNENSSADTSTLSSVKRNRLKSAESTDTPQSTSARLSQSNRRY; encoded by the exons ATGATTAAGGAATTCATCATTCCTATAAGCAAAGATGATTTGTTGGATTCGAGCCGGAGTGGGTACTCCGTTAAATCAATCATCCGAATCGGGTTGATCCCAGAAGCTTTAAATG AAGCAAAATCAGCGctcgaagaaaatggaattgACTTTATTCTAGAACACTTTGATACATTCTTTTCTGTAACTGTTCACGGCAATAAAGTGGAGTTACCAATTGTACTAAGAACTTTTACAAGAATTCAGAAAG CCGTTCAAATGTTGATCCTtaatatggaaaaaatattcGAGAACACAAACGAATTCGACcaagaaaataaagaaaggTACTTAAATATTACTAAAATGCttatataccttttctcttGGTTTGTTTGTCATTTGAATGAAGAAGTCTGTAAAGAAGCAGGCAACAAACTAAATGATAAG AAAAAATCTACTAAGACTGATAGGGAAGAAGAATGGGAAGATGCTAAAGAGAAGGCATTAGAATATGTCTACAGATTATTACATTTACCATTACATAGGCTCTGGCAGCCTTCGATAGTTGAAGAACCGTTTGTCCT ATTACTAACTAAAGTGTGCTATAAAATTTTGGAACAAAGCAAAGAaggaaaacaaaaaaatataaggCAAACAATTTTTGAG ATTTTAGGACTTGCagttaaaaaatacaatcacGGTATAAGCTGTATAGTAAGAATTATCCAG atgGTTAAATTATATGATGTATTAGCAGCACATTTAGCTATTGGTGTTATTCACATGGTTACCGAATGTGGATGTAACGGATTAGTAAAAGAAATAATGAAAGAAATCGATCAATCTGAACCATCTGAAGGTGATAGTCGCAATTTATCTGTATTTCTTGAAACTATTGCTACCACTAAACCGGACATTATAATTCCCATTCTCGATGAACTGATGAATTACTTAGCTAGCGAA CATTACGCTATGAGAAATTGTATAATTTCTGTTTTGGGAATTGTTGTACAAAATGCACTGACTGGGGATGATCTTACACCAGAACAAAAAAATCAACGTGACGAATGTCTTAATAATTTAGAAGTACATATTTTAGATTGTAATGCTTATGTAAGATCAAAAGTTCTACAAGTTTGGCAACGTTTATCTTCTGGTCGAGCAATTCCTTTGGCAAGACAAAGGAAACTTCTAGCTGCTATAACATTACGATTGCAAGATAAAAGTGCAAACGTACGAAAGCAAGCACTGCAACTGTTACGTGCATTACTTCAAAGCAATCCTTATGCTGCTAAG TTAAACAAAGTAGAGATTTGTGAATCACTGAAAAAGGCAGAAATAGAACTTAAACAAAACTTAACTAAAAGTGTTGGAAAAAGTGCTTCTGGTGATGAGCACAGATTGGAATTATGGAACGGTTTACTTCCAAAAATAAGGAAAGCATTGGAGGACGTTATTAATGGAAGCAAGGAAGACAATAAAAATCAAG ATAATGCAGATAATAAAGATAGTGAAGACGTGGCTGAAGATGCAGAAAATATCAATCATGATGAAGCATTTGAACGCGTCCGGCAACTCAtgttaaaagaaaaaatttacgAAGCAGTGACGTTATTATGGGATACTTGTATTAAATTGAACCAAAATGCAGAACTGAAAACATCATCtttcgaagaaaaagaaaaacttcTACTAATGCTTTTACTAAAAACATTTATGGATTCAGAAGATAATGAAAATAGCACAAACGAGACCACGGGTAATTCAGAATCAACGGATAAAGatatagaaaaaaagaaaatagaagtGCAAAAACGAATTGTGGACTATTGGAGA aATTGTTTGGAATTTGTCACCGAAATAGAAACTGCTATTCCTATGGCAGAAAAACTACTTTTTTCTACAACAGCTGGTGATGCTGTTGAATCTTCTGCTTTACTTGGAACTGCATGTCAGTTTGGAGTAATTGGAGCTGCAACTGCTGTGCAtaatgctctgtttcaaatattTCACCAAGATGAGTCAGTACGTAATAACTTAGCTGATGTCTACAAGCAGATATATTTGAAAGACAATCGAAATAAGAAGTCCAGTCGCCAAACTGCTGTTATGTGCGTAAAAGCTTTAATTGGCTTACTGAAATCACTTAAACCTGGTGAAAGTCAAGCTTTAAGTCAGCTTATTGTAACATGGTGCAATAATAAAGATTTGGGTAACGAGGAATTACaa gTCCTATGggaaaatttttcaatgaaaacacCAGATATTGATCCTTTAGATAGCAGAGTGTCTTTAATGTTAATAACAATGATAGCTCAAGTTCAAAATAATATTATGGAGGATAATTTAGAAGTATTAATCAAAATAGGTTTAGGACCACGAGCGAAAACGGACCTTCTTTTGGCCAGAGACACATGTAGATCATTGTTAACGATCAACAATAAGAGTGATGATATTAAGAAACCCGCGAATAG GTATCCCAATGATCATAAAatgtttaaagaaatttttactctACTGATTGAAAACTTTGCTAACATAGAAGAAGACGGATATATATCATTTGCGACGGATGCAATCAACGCTATTTATCac TTAGCAAATCAACCTGACCATTTAATGCAACAATTGATACTATTTATATATAACCAACAACAATTTAACAATAATAATCTAACGGAAACCATTGTTCCATCTTATATACTGTCtaaattgttttatataattGGACATATTGCCATCAAACAAATGGTACATTTGGACACATCGATCTATAAAGAATTAAAGCGAAGAGATGCTCTACGGAAATTAAAGAAAGGAGAGTGTCCAGATAAAGGACCAAGCAGTGCAAGACAACAACTTCGCATTAAagaa ACAAGTGTAATTACGGAAGATAACGGAGAGGAAGCTGTTGAGGGGGCAGTAGATGACGCACATGCAGAGCTTATAAATGATATTCTTGAAAATCATGTTGTAACTGGAGATGGACTGCTAGCACAATTTGT TCCGTTACTATTACACGTATGTCAAAATCCTGAAAAATACAATAACGAGGATTTACAAGCTGCTGGGACTCTGACACTTACTAAGATGATGACCGTGAGTTCTAAACTTTGCGAAGAATTATTACAACTGTTAATCACAATACTAGAGCGTTCACCTCATCCTGCCATTCGCTCGAATATCCTTATTGGGATAAGCGATCTTACAACGAGATTTCCTAACTTGATAGAGCCGTGGATGAAACATATATATGGCAG GCTACGAGACGAAAATTTACAAGTTCGTAGCACTTGTGTTCGTATTTTATCGAGACTTATAATGACAGACATGGTACGCGTAAGGGGCCAAATATCGGAATTAGCTCTTTGTATTATTGACAACGATACCGATATTCGCGAAGAAGCGAGACAATTCTTCAAAGATTTCTCACAAAAACCTAATGCTATGTATAATGTGGTGCCCGATATTTTGTCTCGGTTAACCGATTCAGATTTAGATCTAAAGGAAtctgatttccaaaaaattatgaa ATACATATTAGGCTTGTTGCAAAAAGAAGCACATATCGATTCTATAATCACTAAAGTTTGTGCTAGATTTAAATTTGCTACTACAGAACGAAAGTGGCGGGACTTTTCATATTGTCTCTCACTTTTGCCATTTAGTCGAAAAA GTCTAcgacattttaccgatagtttACCTCTGCTGAAAGAAAAGATTCATAACAAGCAAGTTTTGAAAACTCTGCAAACTATAATAGAACAGACAAAGAAGAAACCAAATATGAAAGCTGCTAGCATGGAGTTGgaggaaaaaatgaaagaactGCTTAAGAGCACAGAGAATACAGAGAATGCAGAGAATACATTGAATTTACAACAAAACGACAGCAAAGAAATGCCACCACCTTCAGTGTCGAAGTTAAGAAGACACGTAAAGCATACAACACGACATAAGAATTCTAACAATGAAGAGGATGATAGCAGTGATGTTGAAACACCTGTAAAAG TCAGGACAAGAAACTCAAGCACTCGAGGAAAAAATGAGAACTCTTCAGCCGATACATCTACATTGTCATCAGTAAAAAGAAATAGATTGAAATCTGCAGAGTCTACAGATACTCCACAAAGTACTTCAGCACGTTTATCTCAGTCGAACCGgagatattaa
- the Cap-d2 gene encoding CAP-D2 condensin subunit isoform X3, which translates to MIKEFIIPISKDDLLDSSRSGYSVKSIIRIGLIPEALNEAKSALEENGIDFILEHFDTFFSVTVHGNKVELPIVLRTFTRIQKAVQMLILNMEKIFENTNEFDQENKERYLNITKMLIYLFSWFVCHLNEEVCKEAGNKLNDKKKKSTKTDREEEWEDAKEKALEYVYRLLHLPLHRLWQPSIVEEPFVLLLTKVCYKILEQSKEGKQKNIRQTIFEILGLAVKKYNHGISCIVRIIQMVKLYDVLAAHLAIGVIHMVTECGCNGLVKEIMKEIDQSEPSEGDSRNLSVFLETIATTKPDIIIPILDELMNYLASEHYAMRNCIISVLGIVVQNALTGDDLTPEQKNQRDECLNNLEVHILDCNAYVRSKVLQVWQRLSSGRAIPLARQRKLLAAITLRLQDKSANVRKQALQLLRALLQSNPYAAKLNKVEICESLKKAEIELKQNLTKSVGKSASGDEHRLELWNGLLPKIRKALEDVINGSKEDNKNQDNADNKDSEDVAEDAENINHDEAFERVRQLMLKEKIYEAVTLLWDTCIKLNQNAELKTSSFEEKEKLLLMLLLKTFMDSEDNENSTNETTGNSESTDKDIEKKKIEVQKRIVDYWRNCLEFVTEIETAIPMAEKLLFSTTAGDAVESSALLGTACQFGVIGAATAVHNALFQIFHQDESVRNNLADVYKQIYLKDNRNKKSSRQTAVMCVKALIGLLKSLKPGESQALSQLIVTWCNNKDLGNEELQVLWENFSMKTPDIDPLDSRVSLMLITMIAQVQNNIMEDNLEVLIKIGLGPRAKTDLLLARDTCRSLLTINNKSDDIKKPANRYPNDHKMFKEIFTLLIENFANIEEDGYISFATDAINAIYHLANQPDHLMQQLILFIYNQQQFNNNNLTETIVPSYILSKLFYIIGHIAIKQMVHLDTSIYKELKRRDALRKLKKGECPDKGPSSARQQLRIKETSVITEDNGEEAVEGAVDDAHAELINDILENHVVTGDGLLAQFVPLLLHVCQNPEKYNNEDLQAAGTLTLTKMMTVSSKLCEELLQLLITILERSPHPAIRSNILIGISDLTTRFPNLIEPWMKHIYGRYILGLLQKEAHIDSIITKVCARFKFATTERKWRDFSYCLSLLPFSRKSLRHFTDSLPLLKEKIHNKQVLKTLQTIIEQTKKKPNMKAASMELEEKMKELLKSTENTENAENTLNLQQNDSKEMPPPSVSKLRRHVKHTTRHKNSNNEEDDSSDVETPVKVRTRNSSTRGKNENSSADTSTLSSVKRNRLKSAESTDTPQSTSARLSQSNRRY; encoded by the exons ATGATTAAGGAATTCATCATTCCTATAAGCAAAGATGATTTGTTGGATTCGAGCCGGAGTGGGTACTCCGTTAAATCAATCATCCGAATCGGGTTGATCCCAGAAGCTTTAAATG AAGCAAAATCAGCGctcgaagaaaatggaattgACTTTATTCTAGAACACTTTGATACATTCTTTTCTGTAACTGTTCACGGCAATAAAGTGGAGTTACCAATTGTACTAAGAACTTTTACAAGAATTCAGAAAG CCGTTCAAATGTTGATCCTtaatatggaaaaaatattcGAGAACACAAACGAATTCGACcaagaaaataaagaaaggTACTTAAATATTACTAAAATGCttatataccttttctcttGGTTTGTTTGTCATTTGAATGAAGAAGTCTGTAAAGAAGCAGGCAACAAACTAAATGATAAG AAGAAAAAATCTACTAAGACTGATAGGGAAGAAGAATGGGAAGATGCTAAAGAGAAGGCATTAGAATATGTCTACAGATTATTACATTTACCATTACATAGGCTCTGGCAGCCTTCGATAGTTGAAGAACCGTTTGTCCT ATTACTAACTAAAGTGTGCTATAAAATTTTGGAACAAAGCAAAGAaggaaaacaaaaaaatataaggCAAACAATTTTTGAG ATTTTAGGACTTGCagttaaaaaatacaatcacGGTATAAGCTGTATAGTAAGAATTATCCAG atgGTTAAATTATATGATGTATTAGCAGCACATTTAGCTATTGGTGTTATTCACATGGTTACCGAATGTGGATGTAACGGATTAGTAAAAGAAATAATGAAAGAAATCGATCAATCTGAACCATCTGAAGGTGATAGTCGCAATTTATCTGTATTTCTTGAAACTATTGCTACCACTAAACCGGACATTATAATTCCCATTCTCGATGAACTGATGAATTACTTAGCTAGCGAA CATTACGCTATGAGAAATTGTATAATTTCTGTTTTGGGAATTGTTGTACAAAATGCACTGACTGGGGATGATCTTACACCAGAACAAAAAAATCAACGTGACGAATGTCTTAATAATTTAGAAGTACATATTTTAGATTGTAATGCTTATGTAAGATCAAAAGTTCTACAAGTTTGGCAACGTTTATCTTCTGGTCGAGCAATTCCTTTGGCAAGACAAAGGAAACTTCTAGCTGCTATAACATTACGATTGCAAGATAAAAGTGCAAACGTACGAAAGCAAGCACTGCAACTGTTACGTGCATTACTTCAAAGCAATCCTTATGCTGCTAAG TTAAACAAAGTAGAGATTTGTGAATCACTGAAAAAGGCAGAAATAGAACTTAAACAAAACTTAACTAAAAGTGTTGGAAAAAGTGCTTCTGGTGATGAGCACAGATTGGAATTATGGAACGGTTTACTTCCAAAAATAAGGAAAGCATTGGAGGACGTTATTAATGGAAGCAAGGAAGACAATAAAAATCAAG ATAATGCAGATAATAAAGATAGTGAAGACGTGGCTGAAGATGCAGAAAATATCAATCATGATGAAGCATTTGAACGCGTCCGGCAACTCAtgttaaaagaaaaaatttacgAAGCAGTGACGTTATTATGGGATACTTGTATTAAATTGAACCAAAATGCAGAACTGAAAACATCATCtttcgaagaaaaagaaaaacttcTACTAATGCTTTTACTAAAAACATTTATGGATTCAGAAGATAATGAAAATAGCACAAACGAGACCACGGGTAATTCAGAATCAACGGATAAAGatatagaaaaaaagaaaatagaagtGCAAAAACGAATTGTGGACTATTGGAGA aATTGTTTGGAATTTGTCACCGAAATAGAAACTGCTATTCCTATGGCAGAAAAACTACTTTTTTCTACAACAGCTGGTGATGCTGTTGAATCTTCTGCTTTACTTGGAACTGCATGTCAGTTTGGAGTAATTGGAGCTGCAACTGCTGTGCAtaatgctctgtttcaaatattTCACCAAGATGAGTCAGTACGTAATAACTTAGCTGATGTCTACAAGCAGATATATTTGAAAGACAATCGAAATAAGAAGTCCAGTCGCCAAACTGCTGTTATGTGCGTAAAAGCTTTAATTGGCTTACTGAAATCACTTAAACCTGGTGAAAGTCAAGCTTTAAGTCAGCTTATTGTAACATGGTGCAATAATAAAGATTTGGGTAACGAGGAATTACaa gTCCTATGggaaaatttttcaatgaaaacacCAGATATTGATCCTTTAGATAGCAGAGTGTCTTTAATGTTAATAACAATGATAGCTCAAGTTCAAAATAATATTATGGAGGATAATTTAGAAGTATTAATCAAAATAGGTTTAGGACCACGAGCGAAAACGGACCTTCTTTTGGCCAGAGACACATGTAGATCATTGTTAACGATCAACAATAAGAGTGATGATATTAAGAAACCCGCGAATAG GTATCCCAATGATCATAAAatgtttaaagaaatttttactctACTGATTGAAAACTTTGCTAACATAGAAGAAGACGGATATATATCATTTGCGACGGATGCAATCAACGCTATTTATCac TTAGCAAATCAACCTGACCATTTAATGCAACAATTGATACTATTTATATATAACCAACAACAATTTAACAATAATAATCTAACGGAAACCATTGTTCCATCTTATATACTGTCtaaattgttttatataattGGACATATTGCCATCAAACAAATGGTACATTTGGACACATCGATCTATAAAGAATTAAAGCGAAGAGATGCTCTACGGAAATTAAAGAAAGGAGAGTGTCCAGATAAAGGACCAAGCAGTGCAAGACAACAACTTCGCATTAAagaa ACAAGTGTAATTACGGAAGATAACGGAGAGGAAGCTGTTGAGGGGGCAGTAGATGACGCACATGCAGAGCTTATAAATGATATTCTTGAAAATCATGTTGTAACTGGAGATGGACTGCTAGCACAATTTGT TCCGTTACTATTACACGTATGTCAAAATCCTGAAAAATACAATAACGAGGATTTACAAGCTGCTGGGACTCTGACACTTACTAAGATGATGACCGTGAGTTCTAAACTTTGCGAAGAATTATTACAACTGTTAATCACAATACTAGAGCGTTCACCTCATCCTGCCATTCGCTCGAATATCCTTATTGGGATAAGCGATCTTACAACGAGATTTCCTAACTTGATAGAGCCGTGGATGAAACATATATATGGCAG ATACATATTAGGCTTGTTGCAAAAAGAAGCACATATCGATTCTATAATCACTAAAGTTTGTGCTAGATTTAAATTTGCTACTACAGAACGAAAGTGGCGGGACTTTTCATATTGTCTCTCACTTTTGCCATTTAGTCGAAAAA GTCTAcgacattttaccgatagtttACCTCTGCTGAAAGAAAAGATTCATAACAAGCAAGTTTTGAAAACTCTGCAAACTATAATAGAACAGACAAAGAAGAAACCAAATATGAAAGCTGCTAGCATGGAGTTGgaggaaaaaatgaaagaactGCTTAAGAGCACAGAGAATACAGAGAATGCAGAGAATACATTGAATTTACAACAAAACGACAGCAAAGAAATGCCACCACCTTCAGTGTCGAAGTTAAGAAGACACGTAAAGCATACAACACGACATAAGAATTCTAACAATGAAGAGGATGATAGCAGTGATGTTGAAACACCTGTAAAAG TCAGGACAAGAAACTCAAGCACTCGAGGAAAAAATGAGAACTCTTCAGCCGATACATCTACATTGTCATCAGTAAAAAGAAATAGATTGAAATCTGCAGAGTCTACAGATACTCCACAAAGTACTTCAGCACGTTTATCTCAGTCGAACCGgagatattaa